In Nostoc sp. CENA543, a single genomic region encodes these proteins:
- a CDS encoding multidrug efflux SMR transporter, whose translation MLINWIYLMAAILFEVLGTTCMKLSDGFRNLIPSILIFVFYGCGFTFSTLSLEKLDVGVAYSIWSGLGTMLIASIGIIWFRESMSLTKFVSIALIVIGVIGINASK comes from the coding sequence ATGTTAATCAATTGGATTTACTTAATGGCAGCAATATTGTTTGAGGTTTTAGGCACAACCTGCATGAAACTATCTGATGGTTTCAGAAACTTAATTCCTTCAATATTGATATTTGTATTTTATGGTTGTGGTTTTACTTTCTCTACTCTTTCCTTAGAGAAACTTGATGTGGGTGTAGCTTACTCAATTTGGTCGGGTTTAGGCACAATGTTAATTGCTAGCATTGGTATTATTTGGTTTCGTGAATCGATGTCCCTCACCAAATTTGTTTCTATTGCTTTAATTGTGATTGGTGTCATTGGCATTAATGCCAGCAAATAA
- a CDS encoding Hsp20/alpha crystallin family protein, giving the protein MALIHWNPLQELNTIQRQLNHIFDEDMLTTTILDRTVTKVPAAELQETDDAVYLKLEIPGVEAKDIDLQVTDKAVYISGERKSQTKTEEKGKIKSEFHYGKFQRVIPLPARIQNTNVKADYKDGILHLTLPKAEEEKNKVVKINLDSVG; this is encoded by the coding sequence ATGGCACTTATTCACTGGAATCCTTTACAAGAATTGAACACCATTCAACGTCAACTCAATCACATTTTTGACGAAGATATGTTAACCACAACAATTTTAGATCGGACTGTAACTAAAGTTCCTGCTGCGGAACTACAAGAAACAGATGATGCAGTCTACTTAAAACTAGAAATTCCTGGTGTAGAAGCTAAAGACATTGATTTGCAAGTAACCGATAAAGCTGTATATATTAGCGGTGAACGGAAATCTCAAACTAAGACTGAAGAGAAAGGTAAAATCAAGAGTGAATTCCACTATGGTAAATTCCAACGTGTAATTCCTCTACCAGCACGCATTCAAAATACTAATGTCAAAGCCGATTACAAAGATGGTATTTTGCATTTGACTTTACCGAAAGCGGAAGAAGAAAAGAATAAGGTTGTTAAGATCAATCTAGATTCTGTTGGTTAA